A genomic region of Jeotgalibaca ciconiae contains the following coding sequences:
- the liaX gene encoding daptomycin-sensing surface protein LiaX, translating into MNERERILALVREGIISTEEAIELLENAAKKHGKDALRKNVATDFSNEDEVKQKTETAEEQVEEAERKDKANFEKILEELASEISYFSSRVDEKTEALQVLRRQISLKQERRQEIATHEELDTLTPELEMEALRIDEELDGLKSQEEALREEKREMEEKMRTLKKEQLEKNIKTFSDKFGSKEEWQETASEFSGKINKIGSQIGSFLSSTINNVMDNVEWKEVDFNMNIPGIVSKKFHHEFLYENASATILDFQIANGNITLEKWDQDDIKVDADIKIYAKFDEETPMEAFEARSNIEIDEDHFTFHVPNKRVRCDIIVSLPEREYDYVAFKMLNGNITVNDFIGKDIYAKSTNGKMNFSNIKATMLEVDGVNGSIAVKNSRLVDLMAQMVNGTITTVSEITSSSLSIVNGDVKMTYSDLNTKRIKASSVNGSVKLALPLEKSVELEAHSSLGSIKNRMENMEILKQRDEKTNKHLESRRLEDNEPVMVELKTTNGSILLKDTDKE; encoded by the coding sequence ATGAACGAAAGAGAACGTATTTTAGCATTGGTAAGAGAAGGCATTATCTCTACTGAAGAAGCAATTGAGCTATTAGAAAATGCTGCAAAAAAACACGGTAAAGATGCATTACGTAAAAACGTCGCTACAGACTTTTCAAATGAAGATGAAGTAAAACAGAAAACAGAAACAGCTGAAGAACAAGTAGAAGAAGCTGAACGAAAAGACAAAGCAAACTTTGAAAAAATCTTAGAAGAATTAGCAAGTGAAATTTCTTATTTTTCATCACGGGTAGATGAAAAAACAGAAGCTTTACAAGTTCTCCGTAGACAAATTAGTCTCAAGCAAGAAAGAAGACAAGAGATTGCAACGCATGAAGAGCTAGATACCCTGACTCCTGAGTTAGAAATGGAAGCTTTACGTATTGACGAAGAATTAGACGGATTGAAATCCCAAGAAGAAGCTCTTAGAGAAGAAAAACGTGAAATGGAAGAAAAAATGCGTACTTTGAAAAAAGAGCAACTTGAAAAGAATATAAAAACATTTAGTGATAAATTTGGAAGCAAGGAAGAATGGCAAGAAACAGCTTCTGAATTTTCAGGAAAAATCAATAAAATAGGATCTCAAATTGGCAGCTTCTTATCTTCTACTATTAATAATGTAATGGATAATGTTGAGTGGAAAGAAGTAGACTTTAATATGAACATTCCAGGAATTGTTTCGAAAAAATTCCATCATGAATTTCTTTATGAGAATGCTTCTGCAACCATCCTGGACTTCCAAATTGCTAATGGAAATATTACCTTAGAAAAATGGGATCAAGATGACATAAAAGTGGATGCGGATATTAAAATATACGCGAAATTCGATGAAGAAACGCCAATGGAAGCTTTTGAAGCGCGCAGTAACATTGAAATTGATGAAGATCACTTCACTTTCCATGTTCCGAACAAACGTGTACGTTGCGATATTATTGTTTCATTGCCAGAAAGAGAATACGATTACGTTGCTTTCAAAATGCTAAATGGAAATATCACGGTAAATGATTTTATTGGGAAAGATATTTATGCAAAATCAACCAATGGTAAAATGAATTTTAGCAATATCAAAGCAACCATGTTGGAAGTAGATGGTGTCAATGGAAGCATTGCTGTAAAAAACAGCAGGTTGGTCGATTTAATGGCCCAAATGGTAAATGGTACAATTACTACAGTAAGTGAAATCACTAGTTCAAGTTTATCCATTGTTAATGGTGATGTAAAAATGACCTATTCGGACTTGAACACCAAACGAATTAAAGCATCTTCCGTAAATGGAAGTGTAAAGTTAGCATTACCGCTAGAAAAAAGCGTTGAATTAGAAGCGCATAGTTCATTGGGATCGATTAAAAATAGAATGGAAAACATGGAAATTCTAAAACAACGTGATGAAAAAACAAATAAACACCTTGAGTCAAGAAGGCTGGAGGATAACGAGCCAGTTATGGTAGAATTAAAGACAACAAACGGAAGTATCCTCTTAAAAGATACAGACAAAGAATAG
- a CDS encoding PspC domain-containing protein has product MKKLTKSATDRQVSGVLGGIAEYFGIDSTIVRVIFLILVFAGVGSPVFLYILLAILLPEAKNTQTNRSYGNPYENRRPRKEAKPVKKEDDDWSDF; this is encoded by the coding sequence ATGAAAAAATTAACGAAATCAGCTACAGATAGACAAGTGAGTGGTGTGTTAGGTGGTATTGCAGAATATTTTGGAATTGACTCAACAATTGTACGAGTTATTTTCTTGATCCTAGTATTTGCTGGAGTAGGATCTCCCGTTTTCCTATATATTCTACTAGCGATTTTATTACCTGAAGCAAAAAATACTCAAACAAACCGTTCATACGGTAACCCTTATGAGAACAGACGCCCAAGAAAGGAAGCAAAACCGGTAAAAAAAGAAGATGATGATTGGAGCGATTTCTAA
- a CDS encoding phage holin family protein codes for MGFWKKIAINSIIFIALAYLIPGFYVRGVWTAFGASIVLALVNVLVKPVLHVLSFPITLLTFGLFSFIINALMLSITSFLVGPGFQFSSFGITLLVSLLLSFVQSFIQDKRDYR; via the coding sequence ATGGGATTTTGGAAGAAAATTGCCATTAATTCGATCATCTTTATCGCTTTAGCTTATTTAATACCTGGTTTTTATGTAAGAGGGGTTTGGACCGCATTTGGAGCTAGTATCGTCCTTGCGTTAGTAAATGTATTAGTAAAACCTGTTTTACACGTGTTATCTTTTCCGATAACGTTACTAACTTTTGGATTGTTCAGTTTTATTATCAATGCGTTGATGCTTTCGATTACTTCCTTCTTGGTTGGACCAGGATTCCAGTTTAGCAGCTTCGGGATAACATTATTAGTTTCCTTACTTCTATCTTTTGTTCAGAGTTTCATTCAGGACAAAAGAGACTATCGATAA